The Corylus avellana chromosome ca8, CavTom2PMs-1.0 genome has a segment encoding these proteins:
- the LOC132190256 gene encoding gibberellin-regulated protein 1-like, which yields MISYLFIAETTMSLTRTRCDHSKNAFFSYTANMKMYCYKYDHSLSLHVYQILRLSTQTINRALVPSLQPMDFSKTLIAPLLISLLLLHLAQSYQKVITSKVESPSPQKIDCDGACDARCQLSSRPRLCKRACGTCCARCDCVPPGTSGNYDACPCYANMTTHGGRRKCP from the exons ATGATTTCATATCTTTTTATTGCAGAAACCACAATGAGTCTGACGAGGACCAGATGCGACCACTCCAAGAATGCTTTCTTCTCGTACACAGCAAACATGAAAATGTACTGCTATAAATACGACCACTCTTTGTCCCTCCATGTGTACCAAATTTTGAGGTTAAGTACACAAACCATAAATAGAGCACTAGTTCCAAGCCTTCAACCCATGGATTTCTCCAAGACTCTAATTGCCCCACTTCTCatttctcttctccttcttcacCTTGCCCAATCTTATCAAAAG GTGATCACAAGCAAGGTTGAGAGCCCTTCCCCACAAAAGatag ATTGTGATGGTGCTTGTGACGCGAGGTGCCAATTATCCTCGAGGCCTCGGCTGTGCAAGAGGGCATGTGGGACGTGTTGCGCCCGTTGCGACTGCGTCCCTCCAGGCACTTCTGGTAATTACGATGCGTGCCCCTGCTATGCCAATATGACTACACATGGTGGAAGACGCAAATGCCCTTAA